In Chryseobacterium shigense, the following proteins share a genomic window:
- a CDS encoding helix-turn-helix transcriptional regulator, translating to MKEKIKNEKTKLLSRTIITLSIIFFFICVADFFFSSKKMLLYPTLTALIFNLILLFNINKPVIEKLSFADMIILIVYFSFLCHYFSLDLFFVPVFCLLYLYTFFLFRDIQRIILFSLIVISITLLLFFFREKNNMLRSLGDSSVYIGYLRATATFAIGLLFYYIADFWLKNKSLAKESTHISKEKTDSVKLADIFESISRRDNSFMPLFLTVNPAFMNKVRERCPKINDTELEVCALIKLGLTTKEIAIATNSTYKAIESIKYRLRKKLDLESGINLMLFFNEL from the coding sequence ATGAAAGAAAAAATTAAAAATGAAAAAACAAAATTATTATCCAGAACAATTATCACACTTTCAATTATATTCTTTTTCATATGTGTAGCTGATTTTTTTTTCAGCAGCAAAAAAATGCTGTTATACCCTACTCTGACTGCTTTGATATTCAATCTTATTTTACTGTTTAATATCAATAAGCCGGTTATAGAAAAACTCAGTTTTGCAGACATGATCATTTTAATAGTGTATTTTTCCTTTCTGTGCCATTATTTTTCTCTGGATCTGTTTTTTGTACCTGTCTTCTGCTTGCTATACTTATATACTTTCTTTTTATTCAGGGATATACAGAGAATTATTTTATTCTCATTAATTGTCATAAGCATTACTTTACTGCTGTTCTTTTTCAGGGAGAAAAATAATATGCTGAGATCTTTGGGAGACAGCAGCGTATATATTGGCTACCTGCGTGCTACTGCCACATTTGCAATAGGCCTGCTTTTTTATTACATCGCAGATTTTTGGTTAAAAAACAAATCCCTGGCAAAAGAATCTACCCATATATCAAAGGAAAAAACCGATTCTGTAAAGCTGGCTGATATTTTCGAATCAATCAGCAGAAGAGACAATTCTTTCATGCCTCTGTTTTTAACAGTTAATCCGGCCTTCATGAATAAGGTAAGGGAAAGATGTCCTAAAATTAATGATACTGAACTTGAAGTCTGCGCCTTAATCAAGCTTGGACTTACAACAAAAGAGATCGCCATAGCTACGAATTCTACCTATAAAGCGATAGAATCGATCAAATACAGGCTTAGAAAAAAACTCGATCTGGAATCAGGCATAAATCTGATGCTGTTCTTTAATGAACTGTAA